From Demequina lutea, a single genomic window includes:
- a CDS encoding fumarylacetoacetate hydrolase family protein, translating to MRIARFTTGDEPRYAIVDGEPGHEELIVLSGDPLYITGKPTGERVPLSDDVRLLAPVIPRSKVVCLGKNYEAHAREIPARGPAAQVPILFLKPNTAVIGPDDPIILPAYSQDVQLEAELAVVIGKVCKDVSPEAAEDYIFGYTCANDVTARDVQRQEDQWFRAKAFDTSLPLGPWIETELAHDDVEITSRINGKATQSGFTRDMIVGVAHAVSMVSEVVTLLPGDVILTGTPAGVTTLHHGDVVEIEIEDIGVLRNPVVRR from the coding sequence ATGCGCATCGCCCGATTTACCACTGGAGACGAGCCCAGGTACGCCATCGTCGACGGAGAGCCCGGTCACGAGGAGTTGATCGTCCTCAGTGGCGACCCCCTCTACATCACGGGTAAGCCCACGGGGGAGAGGGTTCCGCTCAGCGACGATGTTCGACTGCTCGCTCCCGTCATTCCCCGGTCTAAGGTCGTCTGCCTGGGCAAGAACTACGAGGCCCACGCCAGGGAGATTCCGGCCCGTGGACCCGCGGCGCAAGTGCCGATCCTCTTCCTCAAGCCCAACACCGCCGTGATTGGCCCCGATGACCCGATCATCCTTCCGGCGTATTCACAAGACGTCCAACTCGAGGCGGAGCTCGCCGTCGTCATCGGCAAGGTTTGCAAGGACGTGAGCCCCGAGGCGGCCGAGGACTACATCTTTGGCTACACGTGCGCGAACGACGTCACCGCACGCGACGTGCAGCGCCAGGAAGACCAGTGGTTCCGTGCCAAGGCATTCGATACCTCGCTGCCCCTAGGCCCCTGGATCGAAACGGAGCTTGCTCACGATGACGTGGAGATCACCTCGCGCATAAACGGCAAGGCCACGCAGAGCGGCTTCACGCGCGACATGATCGTGGGCGTGGCTCACGCGGTGTCCATGGTCTCCGAGGTCGTCACGCTGTTGCCGGGGGACGTCATCCTCACGGGGACGCCCGCAGGGGTGACCACTCTTCACCATGGCGACGTCGTCGAGATCGAGATCGAAGACATCGGGGTGCTCCGCAATCCCGTGGTGCGGCGCTAG
- a CDS encoding ClbS/DfsB family four-helix bundle protein produces the protein MSAMGHERIASAATDGLSKLLAVTDAHPGEGLGDAYLGRTTTDVLAHVHAWHALFEGWIAAHQEGGSVPYPAEGYSWKELDSLNEALYKAHAGRSYESVKDALLESHQMVMSLVAQIPESELVEVSRYEWLGDESLGDIAHECLGAHYEWALGILEAAGLT, from the coding sequence ATGAGCGCCATGGGACACGAACGGATCGCCTCCGCCGCGACGGACGGCCTCTCCAAGTTGCTTGCCGTCACCGATGCGCATCCGGGCGAGGGCCTCGGGGACGCCTACCTAGGCCGCACCACCACGGACGTTCTCGCGCATGTTCACGCGTGGCACGCCCTCTTCGAGGGATGGATTGCGGCCCACCAGGAGGGCGGGTCCGTGCCGTATCCGGCCGAAGGGTACTCGTGGAAGGAGCTGGACTCTCTCAACGAGGCCCTCTACAAGGCCCATGCCGGTCGCTCCTACGAGTCCGTCAAGGATGCGCTGCTCGAGTCGCATCAGATGGTGATGTCGCTCGTCGCACAGATCCCCGAATCCGAACTGGTCGAGGTCTCGCGGTACGAGTGGCTCGGCGACGAATCCCTCGGTGACATCGCTCACGAGTGCCTCGGGGCCCACTACGAGTGGGCGCTCGGCATTCTCGAGGCCGCGGGTCTCACCTGA
- the gltX gene encoding glutamate--tRNA ligase, whose protein sequence is MSNVRVRFCPSPTGMPHVGMVRTALFNWAYARHTGGKLVFRIEDTDAERDSEESYLQLLDALHWLGIDYDEGPDIGGPYAPYRQSERHDLHAGVVRQLLDGGYAYESFSTPAEVEARHLAAGRDPKLGYDGFDRALSVEAKAAYRAEGREPVIRMRMPDEDITVDDMIRGEVTFPAGSVPDYVIVRGNGIPLYTLVNPVDDALQKITHVLRGEDLLSSTPRQIVLWRAMVELGIADAEPRYAHMPMVLGEGTKKLSKRDPESNLFHHRDRGFLPEGLLNYLSLLGWSIGPDRDVFTVKELVAAFDIADVNPNPSRFDLKKAEAINAAHMRMLPLGDFAARVVPYLHAAGLVSGAEVRDLTPHEEATLALAAPLVQTRMTLLGDAPGMLGFFFVPDGALMVEEEALAKLPENAAEVLDAAITVLEGLEDFSAESQQASLTSVLVDQMGIKPRFAFGPLRVAITGRLVSPPLFESMDILGQDHSLVRLRALRGRLA, encoded by the coding sequence ATGAGTAACGTTCGCGTTCGCTTCTGTCCGTCGCCCACTGGGATGCCGCACGTGGGCATGGTTCGCACCGCGCTGTTCAACTGGGCGTACGCGCGGCACACGGGCGGGAAGCTGGTATTCCGCATCGAGGACACCGATGCGGAACGCGACAGCGAGGAGAGCTACCTGCAGCTTCTCGACGCGTTGCACTGGCTTGGTATCGACTACGACGAGGGCCCCGACATCGGCGGCCCCTACGCCCCATACCGGCAAAGCGAGCGTCACGACCTGCACGCAGGCGTCGTACGACAACTGCTCGACGGCGGCTATGCGTACGAGTCCTTCTCGACCCCCGCAGAGGTCGAGGCGCGGCATTTGGCCGCGGGACGCGACCCCAAGCTCGGTTACGACGGCTTCGACAGGGCGCTGAGCGTGGAGGCCAAGGCGGCGTATCGCGCGGAGGGTCGCGAGCCCGTGATTCGCATGCGCATGCCCGATGAGGACATCACGGTCGACGACATGATCCGGGGCGAGGTGACCTTCCCCGCAGGCTCGGTGCCCGACTACGTCATCGTGCGTGGCAACGGCATTCCTCTCTACACGCTCGTGAATCCGGTTGACGATGCGCTGCAGAAGATCACTCACGTGCTGCGCGGCGAGGACCTTCTCAGTTCGACCCCGCGGCAGATTGTCTTGTGGCGCGCCATGGTCGAATTGGGCATCGCCGACGCCGAGCCGCGCTACGCGCACATGCCGATGGTTCTTGGAGAGGGCACCAAGAAGCTCTCGAAGCGCGATCCCGAATCCAACCTGTTCCACCACCGCGACAGGGGTTTCCTCCCCGAGGGGCTGCTCAACTACTTGTCGCTCCTCGGTTGGAGCATCGGGCCCGATCGCGACGTCTTCACCGTCAAGGAGCTCGTTGCCGCTTTCGACATCGCGGACGTCAACCCCAACCCTTCGAGGTTTGACCTGAAAAAGGCCGAGGCGATCAACGCGGCGCACATGCGCATGCTGCCCCTGGGCGACTTCGCGGCGCGAGTGGTTCCCTACCTGCACGCCGCGGGCCTCGTGTCCGGTGCCGAGGTGCGCGACCTCACCCCACACGAGGAGGCGACGCTCGCGCTCGCGGCACCCTTGGTTCAAACGCGCATGACACTTCTTGGCGACGCACCGGGGATGCTCGGTTTCTTCTTTGTCCCCGATGGTGCGCTCATGGTCGAGGAAGAGGCATTGGCAAAGCTTCCGGAAAACGCGGCCGAGGTTCTCGATGCCGCGATCACGGTGCTCGAGGGCCTCGAGGACTTTTCGGCCGAATCCCAGCAGGCCTCCCTCACTTCGGTGCTGGTCGACCAGATGGGCATCAAGCCGCGCTTTGCGTTCGGTCCCTTGCGAGTGGCCATCACTGGGCGCCTCGTGTCGCCTCCCTTGTTTGAATCCATGGACATCCTGGGCCAGGACCACTCACTCGTGAGGTTGCGCGCCTTGCGGGGCCGATTGGCCTAG